The genomic stretch CTCCCAAGGACACTGGGAGTGCTACATCTCCTGGGCTGCTGGAAAGGAGGCAGAGGACGGGCTTTATTGCACGTTTCGTCCTTAGAAAACTAGGGATTGCCCTGCGAGGCCTTGGTGATCTGCAGGAACCTCTGACATCGATGTAGGCGGAATCATGGGTGGCCTCTGAATCACAGGGGATGGAAAACAAAGTCCAGTGGTTGGTCTTTCCGGGGCCACGCTTGTGTCTGGGATCCTCAGACTGGATGGACCGTGTGTGGCTTGCGCTGCAGTGGGCAGACGCCTGGGACGAGGTAGCATGCCCAGGAGAGCTGGGCGGACCTGCGTGCTCTCTGGCCAGGGCTGGCGCTCCATGACACCGCCAGGTGGAAGGTGGGGCAAACTCTCCAAACGGGGGAAAACTTCTTGGCAAACGTGCAGCTTCTGAAAGAGGCTAGAACCATGACTCTTATTTCCAATGTGCCTGACTCCCTCTCTCCTACCATGGAACCAGACTACCCAGGAGATGTCAACCAGCTGGGAGGGGCCTGGCTCCAGCTCCATGGCATCCAACTAGAGGTGACAAAAGGATCTAAGATGGGGTTGGAAACAAGAGAGCAGTTTACATAGTGGACGTTGATTCTGAAATAGTCTTTTTGAGCTCAAGAAACTGGAGGCAGATGAGCCGCGTAAGGCTGCAGAGAGAGCCCAGCCAGGCTCTGTGCGGCCCCTTGTCTCTCCGGAGCACACTCAGCACCTCATATGTAAATGGGGTGGTACCGTTTGTGGCTCATCTTTTTCCTGCAAGTCGGGCAAGTGTTAGCACTCTTCAGGGAATCGCGGAGGCACTGGCTACAGAAGACGTGGCCACACTCTGTAGAAACGATGAGGCGTCCGTTCTGCACAATCTGGAAAGCAAACAGCCTTCACGTCACATCCTGTACCTGAGCGGCCGGAGCCCCAGCGTGCACGCCGCCTGTTCCTAAGGTGACGAATGagcggggaggggccgggggcTGCAGCAGGAAAGCAGGGAGGGGGTCTGGAGTACTAAGGATGCTCCTCTGAGGCTCAGGCAGGTACGGGCGGCGTCTCTGAAGCTGAGGAACAGGCAGGAACCAATCTCGGGCAGCGAGAGCCCAAGTTGAAGCCCTGGGGCTCCAGGAACCCCAGGCACACAGTAGGGCAGAGCCAGAGGGCCCAGGGCCACCGGAAACGCTCGCAGCTTCTGCCGAGCCCGGGCGGGGAACACACAGGACTGGCACTTGcacagggcagtgcagggaacgaAGGGGCCAGAGTTCAAGACCGTGCCGCCCAGAGAGAGGGCACGTCCTCCCCTCACAGATGTGCGCCACGCCACGTGCCAGACCCGGCACGCCTGCAGGACAGGTGTCAGAGCCCACCCGCGAGAAGTGCTCATCTCACTCCCTGCCTGGAGCAGCAGAGACCAGGACCAGGGGCGACGCAGCCGAGCCTGCTTACCTCCGAGTACCCGTCCATGCAGATGGGACAGCTGACGGTGCCCGAGGGCCTAGAAGCACAGAGCTCACGTCAGGGGAGCAAGCCGGACGGCCAGCTCCTAACGCTGCGTGGCTCCATCTAAGCCGCCCACGGCCCCTCCTCACAAGAGCCTCCTGCAGCCTGCCACAGCCCAGGCACTTGGGAGGCTGGCAGTGCCATGGCGCAGGGGTCCTCAGAGAAAGGGGGGCAGAGAGCACAAGAGAAAGTGCAGACAACAGGAGTCCCCCGTGCAGCCGCCCTGTCTGGGGCAGGAGCTGGCTGAGCACCGCCTTCCTCCAAGCATTCCTGCTGCAGGAGGCGGGGGTGCTGGGGCTCACCCCAGCTACTCACACACACCCTGGCAGTGCCTGGTGCACCCGGTCAGGTCACGGGGGGGACAGTggagcccagcctggggcccGCCCGCCACCCAGATGCGGCAGCAAGCCCTTCCTGAGCCCAGGGGTCGAAGCATTTGCCGAGGGGCCAGTATTTCTAACACCCTGCCTCCGCCCAACCTCTTCACTGAAAACTGGAGGAAGAAGGGATCCTCATTCCCGGGACAAGCGCCCATGTGTCCAGAGGCTGCCTGGCAGACAGCCTGCCCCCAGCACGGCCCCTGGTACCTGAAGCCCGCAGCTGCCTCCTCCCTGGCGCTCCTGGGGGAGTGGGTGGTCACATACACGTCCTTGTCCCGGGCCAGCTCCTCCTCGTCACTGCTCACCACACAGCTATCCGCGTGGTCCTGGCGCAGCCGCCGGCCATTCCTTCTCGGCCGCCTCCTCTCTAAGGTGTGAGTCCTCGTTCAGGGAAGGGCCTCTCAGCCCCATCCCTTTCGGGACCAGCTGCCTTCCCAGCCGTCTTCCCAGGAGGGGCCCCCAACCCTGCTGCGAGCAGGCCAGGGGTGAGTCCCCGAAGCAGGCAGGGCTGCCCCAGGGGGTATTCCCGCCCACAGAGCAGGCGGGCCTGCAGCACCGCCCTCGCCCAAACCCAAGAAAGGAGGGAGACCACTCACCTTCAACAAACTtggaaacaggagaaaaacagaagagaaagacacAGTTAACTTGACATATGATATTCTGTACTCTTTAAAAACTCTTCAACAATCAGGCTGATGCATTTGGGTCCCACGCGGGATCCTCAGGGGAGCAGCCAGGCCTTGAGCGGCTGAGCCTGGTGCCCGGTGCTGAGGAGTCCCGGGAGCTGGCACGTCACTCACCCTCCCGGAGCTGCCCATGGCCTCTTCTGAAACAGAGGCTCCAGTGCCCACAGCGCCACGCTGCTGCGAGGACCAGGCGAGACCACACGATGCCAAGGGCACCAAGGGCGGCTGAGCCCACCACCTGCCCCGCCTATCCCCACACCCCACAGGCTACTGCCAGAGATGGGGCTTTACTAGGAGAAGGCTTTGCAGGGTTCATGCTTTACCAACTGGAGGTGGTCAGGTAGAGACCCTGAGAACAGCACATGCCATGCAAGGACACCAACCCAGCCCTGCGCTGGAGGCGGGTGGAGACCGGCAGGGAGAACCCTCCAGCCCAGGGCCGGGCTCCAGGCCAGCGGCCTCGCCACGCTGCGTGCACGCTGTGGCTCTTACATGCCAAAGTCCCCGGCAGTCCTGCTGCTCCCACTGcccccaacagcatttgctcgcTTCCCATCTGTGTCACCGTCTAGTAATTCTCACCAcgtttcaaactttttcattgttGTCATATTCACTATGGCTCTACCTGATCAGTGATTTCTGATGCAACTACCCTAATTGTTTTAGAGCACTACGAACCTCACCAATATAAGATGATGAGCTTAAGTGATAAAT from Ovis canadensis isolate MfBH-ARS-UI-01 breed Bighorn chromosome 6, ARS-UI_OviCan_v2, whole genome shotgun sequence encodes the following:
- the RNF4 gene encoding E3 ubiquitin-protein ligase RNF4 isoform X2, translated to MSTRKRRGGTVNSRQAQKRTRETTSPPEMALEAEPIELVESAGDEIVDLTCESLEPVVVDLTHNDSVVGYSEKLRAFKRSKCVRTGTDLTSEEVWTLERRRPRRNGRRLRQDHADSCVVSSDEEELARDKDVYVTTHSPRSAREEAAAGFRPSGTVSCPICMDGYSEIVQNGRLIVSTECGHVFCSQCLRDSLKSANTCPTCRKKMSHKRYHPIYI
- the RNF4 gene encoding E3 ubiquitin-protein ligase RNF4 isoform X3, with protein sequence MSTRKRRGGTVNSRQAQKRTRETTSPPEMALEAEPIELVESAGDEIVDLTCESLEPVVVDLTHNDSVVFVEERRRPRRNGRRLRQDHADSCVVSSDEEELARDKDVYVTTHSPRSAREEAAAGFRPSGTVSCPICMDGYSEIVQNGRLIVSTECGHVFCSQCLRDSLKSANTCPTCRKKMSHKRYHPIYI
- the RNF4 gene encoding E3 ubiquitin-protein ligase RNF4 isoform X4 codes for the protein MSTRKRRGGTVNSRQAQKRTRETTSPPEMALEAEPIELVESAGDEIVDLTCESLEPVVVDLTHNDSVVVKRRRPRRNGRRLRQDHADSCVVSSDEEELARDKDVYVTTHSPRSAREEAAAGFRPSGTVSCPICMDGYSEIVQNGRLIVSTECGHVFCSQCLRDSLKSANTCPTCRKKMSHKRYHPIYI
- the RNF4 gene encoding E3 ubiquitin-protein ligase RNF4 isoform X1, translated to MSTRKRRGGTVNSRQAQKRTRETTSPPEMALEAEPIELVESAGDEIVDLTCESLEPVVVDLTHNDSVVGLSWLCLEPQGYSEKLRAFKRSKCVRTGTDLTSEEVWTLERRRPRRNGRRLRQDHADSCVVSSDEEELARDKDVYVTTHSPRSAREEAAAGFRPSGTVSCPICMDGYSEIVQNGRLIVSTECGHVFCSQCLRDSLKSANTCPTCRKKMSHKRYHPIYI